One part of the Marmota flaviventris isolate mMarFla1 chromosome 4, mMarFla1.hap1, whole genome shotgun sequence genome encodes these proteins:
- the LOC139705358 gene encoding protein FAM25A-like produces MLGLLGQIAADNLARRTQKATEEAVDAVGEAVKDVVEHTTEDGEQAFAEALKNAQESGEKVVKEVTESVTNIVTDAVTTQ; encoded by the exons ATGCTGGGACTCCTGGGGCAAATAGCGGCTGACAACCTGGCCCGTCGCACTCAAAAGGCCACTGAGGAAGCCG TTGATGCTGTGGGGGAAGCGGTGAAGGACGTGGTGGAGCACACCACTGAGGATGGAGAGCAAG CCTTTGCTGAAGCCTTAAAGAATGCCCAAGAGTCAGGAGAGAAAGTGGTGAAGGAAGTCACTGAGAGTGTGACCAACATTGTCACAGATGCTGTCACCACACAATAG
- the LOC114083593 gene encoding protein FAM25A-like, with translation MLGLLGQIAADNLARRTQKATEEAVDAVGEAVKGVVEHTTEDGEQALDEALKDVQELGEKVVKEVTESVTNTVTDAVTTQ, from the exons ATGCTGGGACTCCTGGGGCAAATAGCGGCTGACAACCTGGCCCGTCGCACTCAAAAGGCCACTGAGGAAGCTG TTGATGCTGTGGGGGAAGCGGTGAAGGGCGTGGTGGAGCACACCACTGAGGATGGAGAGCAAG CCCTTGATGAAGCCTTAAAGGATGTACAAGAGTTGGGAGAGAAAGTGGTGAAGGAAGTCACTGAGAGTGTGACCAACACTGTCACAGATGCTGTCACCACACAATAG